A section of the Lepus europaeus isolate LE1 chromosome 19, mLepTim1.pri, whole genome shotgun sequence genome encodes:
- the LOC133748693 gene encoding vomeronasal type-1 receptor 4-like, which yields MASWEVATGTLFLAQVICGILGNFSLLSHHVFLSLTGFKARCTDLILRHLLVANCLVILSYGVPQAVAALRWKNLPSDAECNLLFYIQRVSRAMSIKSTCFLSIFQAITISPRNSRWAELKVKAPRYIVLSSMLCWILNMLLNTIFPIYVTSKWTNTSITKRKDYGYCKAVFQDTFSVSLFLALLLLPDAVFLGLMLLASSSMVFILHRHKQQVQHIHGTHASPRTSPESRATRSILALVSTFVFFYTVSSTFQVYLALFSKPSRLTVNMSALFAGCFPTLSPYLLMSCDSRVSRLCFAWIRNTKSPNIIRNMYIVFVL from the coding sequence ATGGCTTCCTGGGAGGTGGCCACAGGAACGCTCTTCTTAGCTCAGGTCATATGTGGAATTCTGGGgaacttctctcttctttcccatcATGTCTTCCTTTCCTTGACTGGATTCAAGGCAAGATGCACAGATTTGATTCTGAGGCACCTCCTTGTAGCCAACTGCTTGGTCATTCTCTCCTATggagtgccacaggcagtggcagcTTTAAGGTGGAAAAATCTCCCTAGCGATGCCGAGTGCAACCTTCTTTTCTACATACAAAGAGTGTCCAGGGCCATGTCTATCAAAAGCACCTGCTTCCTGAGTATCTTCCAGGCCATCACCATCAGCCCCAGGAACTCTAGGTGGGCAGAGCTTAAAGTCAAAGCTCCCAGGTACATAGTCCTCTCCTCCATGCTGTGCTGGATCCTGAACATGTTACTAAATACCATTTTCCCCATCTATGTGACTAGTAAGTGGACCAACACAAGCATCACAAAGAGAAAAGACTATGGGTACTGTAAAGCTGTCTTCCAAGACACCTTCTCAGTCTCCCTGTTCTTGGCACTATTGTTGTTGCCTGATGCTGTGTTCTTGGGGCTCATGCTCCTGGCCAGCAGCTCCATGGTGTTCATCCTGCACAGAcacaagcagcaggtgcagcacatTCATGGGACACATGCTTCCCCCAGGACTTCCCCTGAATCCAGAGCTACTCGGAGCATCCTTGCCCTGGTgagcacatttgtatttttctatacAGTCTCCTCCACTTTCCAAGTGTATTTGGCTCTTTTCAGTAAGCCCAGTCGGTTGACAGTGAACATGTCTGCATTATTTGCTGGCTGTTTCCCAACTCTTAGCCCCTATCTTCTCATGAGCTGTGACTCCAGGGTATCCAGGCTCTGCTTTGCCTGGATAAGGAATACAAAGTCCCCCAACATTATCAGAAACATGTACATTGTATTTGTTTTATGA